AACAACTCAGCCTGGGTGTGTGATATTTCTGTCCAGCCGAAGTACCAGGCCGCGACCAGACCAATTACGGCCACGAGCAGGAGCGTGCTGAGGACGTGGGCCGGATACGTACCCAGTCGCGGGACGAGGACGATTTCCCTGAATCCGCCGTTGAGTACCGCGAGTACGGCCATAACTGCCCAGACGGCGAGCGGCCAGTAGAGGGCCGCTGGCCGGATCGACTGGGTGCCGGTGCTGGTGAGTGCCAGTTCGCTCATCCGTCAATATTCGCCCGCAAGGGCAAAACCGTTATCGGCAGTTTTCGGGGCCGTAGAACCGCAAGATGGTCGTTCAGAGCTCGACGGCCTGGCCGGGTCCGGGGACTGTCGCGTCCGGAAGCGTCCCGAAAGCCTCGTGGACGCGTTCGTAGGTGTCATCGACGGCCTCGACGATCATCTTCGTGTCCGCGATGACCGGCATGAAGTTGGTGTCCCCACGCCATCGGGGCACGACGTGGGCGTGGACGTGGTCGTTGATCGACCCGCCAGCGGCCCCATCCCCGAGGTTGTATCCCGTGTTGAACCCGCTGGGTGAGAGGGCCCGATCCAGCGCTTCGAGTGTCTGCTGGAGGAGGCGACTGTGTCCCAGCAGAGTGTCGTCGTCCAGAGCCCGGTACTCGCCGGTGTGCTCGTAGGGAACCACCATCGCGTGACCGGGGTTGTAGGGGTAGTTGTTCAGGATGACGAAGGCCTGGTCGTTGCGGGCGAGGATGCGGCTGTCCCGGTCGGTGTCTCGCTCGGGCAACACACAGAAGGGACAGCCCTCGATCTCGTCTTCGGCCGGGTTCCGCTCGACCCAGTCGATCCGCCAGGGCGAGAAGATAGTGTCCATACCGGGGGATGGCCCGGGGCGGAGGTAACTGTTGGGTCAGTCTGTGGTGAGCTCGACGCCGTCCTCGGTGACGATCATCGTGTGCTCGGCCTGGCTGATCTTCGTGCCGTCCGGGCCCTTCAGCACCGGATAGCTCTCCAGGACGTTCTGCTGGGTCAGCCGGTTCAGCGTCATGTCGGTCCGGGCCCCCTCGAACCACCGGGCCGCGAAGGGCAACCGGTCGTAGCGCTCGACGATCTCCCCGAGCAGCTCCCGGGCCCGGCGGTTTCGC
This region of Halodesulfurarchaeum sp. HSR-GB genomic DNA includes:
- a CDS encoding HIT domain-containing protein; its protein translation is MDTIFSPWRIDWVERNPAEDEIEGCPFCVLPERDTDRDSRILARNDQAFVILNNYPYNPGHAMVVPYEHTGEYRALDDDTLLGHSRLLQQTLEALDRALSPSGFNTGYNLGDGAAGGSINDHVHAHVVPRWRGDTNFMPVIADTKMIVEAVDDTYERVHEAFGTLPDATVPGPGQAVEL